Proteins from one Nostoc sp. KVJ3 genomic window:
- a CDS encoding MobC family plasmid mobilization relaxosome protein, which produces MQPDPRTNLSNQLADTLTNRSVAPDEKREVTITFRASYAEKARLEQRCSGVVQSDYIRARLFDYPLPHPKLVIPEVNRQAIYELKKIGNNLNQQTRAINEAVKIGSQPLSNEVKSYLKTLEELTALLEQTRQLLTQPTEEVQRNDYQSQS; this is translated from the coding sequence ATGCAGCCAGACCCCCGTACCAATCTCAGTAATCAATTAGCTGACACATTAACCAATCGGTCAGTAGCACCAGATGAAAAGCGAGAAGTAACCATCACGTTTAGGGCTAGCTATGCCGAGAAAGCTAGACTAGAGCAACGGTGTAGTGGAGTGGTGCAAAGTGACTATATTAGAGCGAGATTATTTGACTATCCTTTACCACATCCTAAGTTAGTCATTCCCGAAGTTAACCGACAGGCTATCTACGAGCTAAAGAAGATTGGCAACAACCTGAATCAGCAGACTAGGGCTATTAACGAAGCTGTGAAAATTGGTAGCCAACCTCTGAGTAATGAAGTGAAATCATATCTGAAAACTCTTGAAGAACTGACCGCACTTTTAGAACAGACTCGCCAATTACTCACTCAACCTACGGAAGAGGTGCAGCGCAATGATTACCAAAGTCAAAGCTAA
- a CDS encoding relaxase/mobilization nuclease domain-containing protein: MITKVKANKSFRGTTKYVLEKEKAKIIGGNMYGKSTNELVEQFTLSAHLNPQLKDPCYHLMLSVPQTDRTLNDDELANLSQRHFANVIVLSKLKGDESQVKQPDKRIADTKLNQLVDEFIESELPAYDFFIARHSDKEHDHTHIVASRVNNLDGLSIRTWNNYAHSEHSARLLEREFQLTPVQSSWESKQKAMTRNQLERVERDGLPGEEIMRRAIEQVAANKPTMPQLIERLWREHQVKSIVSYYSHGGVRGIKFGIDIGSVNEDGSPRLLWKQGGNLNKYKCSFTKLQTELGISYEPIRDDSEIKRLNNFLQSVDNSQVNQQIISTKFPKEAQGIGETKYQLTPAKSDAKQQASSKLINTIADFIEQSAVESTLIETLPQLTEQLSEYHQNLSAVRTTYDKLLAAIALKEQLLSQRTVNAIADFIEQSVVDDALSETLPQLTEQLSQYRQQLANNKAVFDGLDAAITQELQSHVEKKAISSISDYIEQSTVESALTQTVLELTQQLSQYKEQLVTAKTTFNDLDAVLATELQSYLEKRAILSISDYVEQSIVSSVLTETVLELTQQLSQNQQQLSAGRTIFDDLEAAIVYLEQLHSSQKTVDAIALNKTPTIGTDKPKLKSNQIAELYEYYSADLQNLLVTDRDKEIAIRALLDDKPPQDVEEIIKASPAEWTQDEARELVFIASNQLATQKSESEHSLDENQRIEEELLAIAVPIAVELINWQLREAASNSLRFKRATLEKQGRELVFTHDERGEIFRVAVNRNQSGELEYSPINIGSVEREDLILWEKADRVLQQIIEEQQQELRQSKGISL; this comes from the coding sequence ATGATTACCAAAGTCAAAGCTAACAAATCATTCCGTGGCACTACTAAATATGTGCTTGAGAAAGAGAAAGCCAAAATTATTGGCGGAAATATGTACGGTAAAAGCACTAATGAACTGGTAGAACAGTTTACCCTATCAGCCCATCTTAACCCCCAACTAAAAGACCCATGTTATCACCTAATGCTTAGTGTACCTCAGACTGACAGAACTCTCAATGATGACGAATTAGCTAATCTATCCCAACGGCACTTTGCTAATGTCATTGTACTGTCGAAGCTAAAAGGCGATGAATCCCAAGTCAAACAGCCAGATAAAAGGATAGCTGACACCAAACTGAACCAGCTAGTTGATGAATTTATAGAATCAGAATTACCAGCTTATGACTTCTTTATAGCGCGGCACTCTGACAAAGAACACGACCACACCCACATCGTTGCATCTAGGGTTAATAACCTAGATGGTCTTTCCATCCGTACCTGGAATAATTACGCCCATTCGGAACACTCCGCCCGACTGCTAGAACGAGAATTTCAGCTAACCCCAGTCCAAAGTAGTTGGGAGAGTAAGCAGAAAGCTATGACTCGTAATCAGCTTGAACGGGTCGAACGCGATGGACTTCCAGGCGAAGAAATAATGCGCCGAGCGATTGAACAAGTGGCAGCAAATAAACCCACAATGCCCCAGTTAATTGAGCGCTTATGGAGAGAGCATCAAGTTAAATCCATCGTCAGTTATTACAGTCATGGAGGGGTAAGAGGTATCAAGTTTGGTATTGATATCGGCTCAGTTAATGAAGATGGTAGCCCCCGCTTGCTCTGGAAACAGGGAGGTAATCTCAATAAATATAAGTGTTCATTTACAAAGCTTCAGACCGAGTTGGGGATAAGTTATGAACCCATACGGGACGATAGCGAAATTAAACGCCTAAATAATTTCTTACAATCTGTAGATAATAGCCAAGTTAATCAACAAATAATATCAACCAAATTCCCGAAAGAAGCTCAAGGTATAGGCGAAACTAAATACCAGCTAACCCCAGCTAAATCAGATGCAAAACAACAAGCTAGTTCAAAACTCATAAATACAATCGCTGACTTTATTGAACAGTCAGCAGTTGAGTCAACCTTGATTGAAACATTACCACAGTTAACAGAACAACTGTCTGAGTATCATCAGAATTTATCAGCCGTAAGAACCACATACGACAAGCTATTAGCGGCGATTGCTCTTAAGGAACAACTCTTATCACAAAGAACTGTGAATGCAATTGCTGACTTTATTGAACAGTCAGTAGTTGATGATGCCTTAAGTGAAACGTTACCACAATTAACAGAACAACTCTCTCAATATCGGCAGCAGCTAGCTAACAATAAAGCTGTATTCGACGGACTAGACGCGGCGATTACTCAAGAGTTACAATCCCATGTAGAGAAGAAAGCTATTTCATCAATTTCTGATTATATTGAGCAATCGACTGTTGAATCAGCCTTAACCCAAACAGTATTAGAATTAACGCAACAACTTTCTCAATACAAAGAGCAGCTTGTTACAGCTAAAACTACATTCAATGACCTAGATGCAGTGCTTGCAACTGAGTTACAATCATATCTAGAGAAGAGAGCTATCTTATCAATTTCTGATTATGTTGAGCAATCGATTGTCTCTTCAGTATTAACTGAAACAGTATTAGAATTAACACAACAACTTTCTCAAAATCAGCAGCAGCTATCAGCCGGAAGAACCATATTCGACGACCTGGAAGCAGCAATTGTTTATTTGGAGCAACTCCATAGTTCGCAAAAAACAGTGGATGCAATTGCTCTTAATAAAACTCCAACTATAGGCACAGATAAACCAAAACTAAAGTCGAATCAAATAGCAGAATTATATGAGTATTACAGCGCCGACTTGCAAAACTTATTAGTGACTGACCGAGATAAAGAAATTGCTATACGGGCGCTACTAGATGATAAACCACCCCAAGACGTTGAAGAAATTATCAAAGCTAGTCCAGCCGAATGGACACAAGATGAAGCTAGAGAATTGGTATTTATCGCTAGCAATCAACTGGCAACTCAAAAGTCAGAATCAGAACATTCACTCGATGAAAACCAGCGTATTGAAGAGGAACTCTTAGCTATAGCTGTGCCTATTGCTGTTGAATTAATCAACTGGCAATTAAGAGAAGCTGCCTCAAATAGCCTGAGATTCAAACGTGCCACTCTGGAGAAGCAGGGTAGAGAATTGGTATTTACCCATGATGAACGAGGTGAGATTTTTCGAGTGGCAGTCAACCGAAATCAGTCAGGTGAGCTTGAGTATTCACCGATTAATATTGGGTCAGTAGAGAGAGAAGACCTGATACTTTGGGAAAAAGCAGACCGCGTATTGCAACAAATAATAGAAGAACAGCAACAAGAACTCAGACAAAGTAAAGGGATCTCTCTCTAG
- a CDS encoding WGxxGxxG family protein, producing the protein MKRSDISKILGSGILAVGLAITPLITPALAQSSTSPQTNTTSTTDNTSLQGADRRDNDHFNWGWLGLLGLAGLAGLGKRNRSEPTAYRDPNVTR; encoded by the coding sequence ATGAAGCGTTCTGACATATCGAAAATTCTGGGTTCTGGCATTCTAGCAGTCGGTCTAGCCATAACTCCTCTCATTACGCCCGCCTTAGCACAGAGCAGCACATCCCCTCAGACAAACACCACTTCAACTACAGATAACACCTCGCTTCAAGGAGCTGATAGGAGAGATAACGACCATTTTAATTGGGGATGGTTAGGCTTACTGGGTTTAGCAGGTTTGGCTGGTTTAGGTAAACGCAATCGCTCTGAACCTACTGCTTACCGCGACCCCAATGTAACTCGTTAG